The DNA window TGAGGAAGTGTTTTCCTTCCTGTTTGAAAACATAGAGTTTGAAGAGAGAGCGATAAGGGAATTTTTGGAGCTTGACAGGGTTGCAAAAAGGGAGTTTCTCAGAGAGCTCATGCTACTGAACATGAAGGACAGGGACGAGAGGTTTGAGGTCATGAAGGGATACAGAAATGTCTTCAAGTTAAAGCCCATGGGCGGGAGGATATACTTTACCTTTGGTGGAGTAAAAAGATGGAAGGTGATAGGCATGCTATGGGGTGAGGAGGACAAGACCAAGGACAGATACGCCAGGGAGCTTCTGGTAAAATATAAGGATTAAAGGAAATCAATGAGGAGGTAGTTGATGAAAAGCCTGAAAGACGCTATTGAAAGGCTTTTGAGCTTCAGACCCGATGGTTACATGGTAACAAACCTCTATCTCAGGCTTGGAGTGGAGGAAAGAACTGACAGAAAGTATCTCAGGACCTTTAAGGACCTTGTTAAAGCTCAGAAGGAATACTCAGAAGGATGGGGACTCAAGGATGATGTGCTGAAGTCCGTTGAAGAGGACTTTAAGAAAATGGAGGCCTTCCTTTCAGAGCCTGAAAACCTCAAGGGATGTAGGGGTATTGCCCTCTTCTCCTCATCCGCCAGGGGACTCTTTGAGGTCATAAAACTCCCATACACTTACAGAAACAGACTTATGCTATCCCAGGACCCTTTAATAAGGGAAATAGCCACCATTGATGAAGAGCTTGGCAGGATAGGAATACTCCTTATAGACAGGAAGCATGTGAGGTTTTTCCTCATGGACCTTGAAGGAGTTGAGGAGGTTCTGGACTTTGTAGAGCCTCTGGCAACGAGAGCACACAGGTTCCACTCTGGGGGAAGTATGCTGAAGGGTGCAGAGGGCACCATGAAGTTCTCCATGCCATCCAGAATAGGTGGTCCAGACATGGTCCAGCACTCCTTTGGCGAATACAGGTTTAACATGAGGATAAAGGAAGAAAGGCACAGGCTTTTCAAGATTGCAGGAGATGCCCTCATGGAGGCATGGAAAGAGAGCAAGTTTGACAGGCTAATAATTGGCTCTGACAGAGAAGATGTAAGAGAGATTGAGAACCACCTGCACCCATACCTTCTGGAAAGGCTTGTGGGATACATAAACATTAACCCCTCCTACGTGGAGGACACAGAGCTGAAAGAAAAGGTTTACCACTTGCTTATCCAGAAGAGTAGAGAAGAAGAGTTTAGGCTGCTTGATGAACTCAAAGAAATGGAGGGCAAGGGTCTTGCAGTCAACGGCACTTCAAAGGTTCTCCAGCAGCTATACAATGGTAATGTTCGGCTCCTTCTTGTCCCTGAGAGCTTTCATAAGCCAGGCTATGTCTGTGAAAGGTCCCGCCTCCCACTCTTAGAGCCAGAATGTCCTGCAGAGGAAAAGGTGTATGCTGTGCCTGATGTAATAAATGAGGTGATTGAGCTTGCCCTAGAGGAAAGAGCCAGAGTGAAGACAGTTCTCTCGGAGGAGGTCCAGAAGAGGATAGATGGGCTTGCCTGCTATATGCGGTTTGCTCTATGAACTATGAAAGGGTCCTCATATTCATAGACGGCTCCAACCTCTTTCATGCCATAAGGTATATGAACATAAAAATAGACTATCAGAAGCTGGTAGAGTTCCTCAGAGAGGACAGAAGGCTAATAAGAGCTTACTTCTACGGTGCTGTGCCCCAGGAAAAGGACATAAAAAAGAACAGCCCCGAGTGGGAAAGCTATCTGAGACAGAGGAGGTTTCTTGAAGAGCTCTCACTCCAGGGCATAAAGGTAAAACTGGCGAAGCTCAGAAGACTTCCCTCTGGTGAATACATAGAAAAAGAGGTGGATATAATGCTGGCAACAGACATGCTCAGCATGGCATACATGAACACCTACGACACTGCGGTGCTGGTAAGCGGAGACAGCGATTTCTCCTATACGGTGGAAGAGGTGCAGAGGATAGGTAAAAGGGTTGAGAACGCCACCTTCAAAAGGACGAGCTCTTACCACCTCCGGAAAGTCTGCGACAGGTTTCTGCTCCTAGACGATTACATGGACAGGTTTGTGGTGGAGGAAAAGATAGAGCTAACTCAAGAACTCAGCTTCTGGGAGAGGATAAGAAAGTTATGGAAAAGGTAATCTGTCTGAAGACAAGCCAGAGTGGTTGTCTGAAAGGCCTGAAGTGTGTGGAAGAGTTAAAAGAACCTTCTGTGGTCACTGTTGGGAATTTTGATGGCGTTCATAGGGGACATAAACATCTTCTGGAAAGGGTTATATCAAGGGCAAGAGAAAAGGGGCTGAGAAGCCTTGTCCTGTCCTTTTACCCCCATCCTCTCAAAATACTGAGCCCGGCGCAGGCACCCTGTGAGCTCACGGACTTGTGGGAAAGGGCAAAGCTGATGGTTGATGAGGGGGTGGACTGGGTTGTCTTCGTGAAGTTTGACAGGAGGTTTTCAAGGCTCTCCGCCGAGGAGTTTATAAGGGAGGTTCTCTGGGAAAGGCTAAAGTGCAGGCATCTTGTGGTAGGCTACGACTGGAGGTTTGGATACAGACGCGAGGGTGAAATAGAGCTTGCCAAGGAGCTGGGAAGAGAAATGGGTTTTCATGTGGAAGAGACTGAGCCTTTCAGGATAAACGGTCATGTGGTAAGCAGCACTCTGATAAGAAGACTGCTACACATGGGAAGGCTTAAAGAGTCTGCTCTTTATCTGGGGAGGAACTATGCCCTGAGAAGAAGGGTTGTAAGTGGAGACAGAAGAGGTTCCTCTCTTGGCTTTCCAACCGCAAACCTTGAAAATACAGAAAACCTCTGCCTAAAGGAGGGTGTGTATGCAGTCAGAGTTGAAGATAATTTCATGGGTGTTGCCAACTATGGGGTAAGACCAACCTTTGGAGGAAAGAGAAAGGTTCTTGAAGTCCATCTCCTTGACTTTGAAGGGAACTTGAAAGGTAAGGAGATAAAGGTGGAGTTCCTGAAGTTTATCAGAGAGGAGAAAAGGTTCTCCAGCCCGGAGGAACTAAAGAGGCAGATAGCTCAGGACATATCAGCTGTCAGAAGCCTCCTGGGATGAGTAGCCTATATAGAGGACTTTGCCAGCTTTTGTAAGTCCGAAGGACCTTTCCATTCTATCCCTCAAGCCCTTTTTGTTCTCCAGAAAATCCTTAAGAGTTTTTGGCTCTCCGTGGGCTCTCAACATGTATTCTTTTACCTCTCCGTTTTCAAAATGAATCCTTACTGGAAGACA is part of the Aquificaceae bacterium genome and encodes:
- a CDS encoding peptide chain release factor 1, whose amino-acid sequence is MKSLKDAIERLLSFRPDGYMVTNLYLRLGVEERTDRKYLRTFKDLVKAQKEYSEGWGLKDDVLKSVEEDFKKMEAFLSEPENLKGCRGIALFSSSARGLFEVIKLPYTYRNRLMLSQDPLIREIATIDEELGRIGILLIDRKHVRFFLMDLEGVEEVLDFVEPLATRAHRFHSGGSMLKGAEGTMKFSMPSRIGGPDMVQHSFGEYRFNMRIKEERHRLFKIAGDALMEAWKESKFDRLIIGSDREDVREIENHLHPYLLERLVGYININPSYVEDTELKEKVYHLLIQKSREEEFRLLDELKEMEGKGLAVNGTSKVLQQLYNGNVRLLLVPESFHKPGYVCERSRLPLLEPECPAEEKVYAVPDVINEVIELALEERARVKTVLSEEVQKRIDGLACYMRFAL
- a CDS encoding NYN domain-containing protein, producing the protein MNYERVLIFIDGSNLFHAIRYMNIKIDYQKLVEFLREDRRLIRAYFYGAVPQEKDIKKNSPEWESYLRQRRFLEELSLQGIKVKLAKLRRLPSGEYIEKEVDIMLATDMLSMAYMNTYDTAVLVSGDSDFSYTVEEVQRIGKRVENATFKRTSSYHLRKVCDRFLLLDDYMDRFVVEEKIELTQELSFWERIRKLWKR
- a CDS encoding bifunctional riboflavin kinase/FAD synthetase, translated to MEKVICLKTSQSGCLKGLKCVEELKEPSVVTVGNFDGVHRGHKHLLERVISRAREKGLRSLVLSFYPHPLKILSPAQAPCELTDLWERAKLMVDEGVDWVVFVKFDRRFSRLSAEEFIREVLWERLKCRHLVVGYDWRFGYRREGEIELAKELGREMGFHVEETEPFRINGHVVSSTLIRRLLHMGRLKESALYLGRNYALRRRVVSGDRRGSSLGFPTANLENTENLCLKEGVYAVRVEDNFMGVANYGVRPTFGGKRKVLEVHLLDFEGNLKGKEIKVEFLKFIREEKRFSSPEELKRQIAQDISAVRSLLG